The Microcebus murinus isolate Inina chromosome 1, M.murinus_Inina_mat1.0, whole genome shotgun sequence genome includes a region encoding these proteins:
- the STX19 gene encoding syntaxin-19: MKDRLQELKQRTKEIELSRESHMSTTEEEQGVFLQQAVIYEREPVAERHLHEIQKLQESINNLADNVQKFGQQQKSLVASMRRFSLLKKESSITKEIKIQAEHINRSLDDLVKEVKKSEIENGPSSVVTRILKSQHAAMFRHFQQIMFIYNDTIAAKQEKCKTFIFRQLEVAGKEVPEEEVNDMLHQGKWEVFNESLLTEINITKAQLSEIEQRHKELVNLENQIKDLRDLFIQISLLVEEQGESINNIEMIVNSTKEYVNNTKEKFGLAVKYKKRNPCRVLCCCCCPCCGSK; this comes from the coding sequence atgaAAGACCGACTTCAAGAACTAAAGCAGAGAACAAAGGAAATTGAACTTTCTAGAGAAAGTCACATGTCAACTACAGAAGAAGAACAAGGGGTGTTTCTGCAGCAAGCTGTTATTTATGAAAGAGAGCCTGTAGCTGAAAGACATCTACATGAAATCCAGAAACTACAGGAAAGTATTAACAACTTGGCAGATAATGTTCAAAAATTtgggcaacaacaaaaaagtctgGTGGCTTCAATGAGAAGGTTTAGTCTACTTAAGAAAGAGTCTAGCATtacaaaggagataaaaatcCAAGCAGAAcacattaacagaagtttggatGATTTAGTTAAAGAAGTTAAAAAGTCAGAGATTGAAAATGGTCCATCATCAGTGGTCACAAGGATACTTAAATCTCAGCATGCTGCAATGTTCCGACATTTTCAGCAAATCATGTTTATATACAACGACACCATAGCCGCAAAGCAAGAGAAGTGCAAGACATTTATCTTCCGTCAGCTTGAGGTTGCTGGAAAAGAGGTACCTGAAGAAGAAGTAAATGATATGCTTCATCAAGGAAAATGGGAAGTCTTTAATGAAAGCTTACTTACAGAAATCAATATCACTAAAGCACAACTTTCAGAGATTGAACAGAGACACAAGGAGCTTGTTAATTTAGAGAACCAAATAAAGGATTTAAGGGATCTTTTCATTCAGATATCTCTTTTAGTAGAGGAACAAGGAGAAAGCATCAACAATATTGAAATGATAGTGAATAGTACAAAAGAATATGTTAACAATACTAAAGAAAAATTTGGACTAGctgtaaaatataagaaaagaaatccttGCAGAGTATTGTGTTGTTGCTGTTGTCCATGCTGTGGCTCAAAATAA